The Acipenser ruthenus chromosome 15, fAciRut3.2 maternal haplotype, whole genome shotgun sequence genomic sequence TGTAATTATTACTCTCCCGGTCTCGTCTCTCTGACACACCCCGCTGCTTGCTTCGGCTTGCTGGTTCTAGCTGCTACCCAGGTGCAGCTTCTCCACCTCTCGTCTCTATCCGCCTGCCTCTCAGCTGCTTTACCCTCACTCCACTTTTATGCGGTTTGCTCTTTCTCCTCCCAGTTGTCGTTCTCCTGTTTGTTTTCCTCTCTttgtgcctctgcctctgcctctgcctctgcctctgcctctgcctctgcctctgcctctgcctctgcctctgctccCTGCTCTTGTCTGCTCCTCTCTTCTCCGCTCTCCAGGCAGGTTATATATGCGGTAATTCAATTGGCTGCACCTGTAGGCAATCTGAATCATCTCATTAGCGTCCCCATCACTAACAACACTCCCATATGTGTGTGTGCCGGGTGGAAACAAAATATCGCAAAAATCATAACGTGTTCACACAAATCAAAATAGTGTTCTTAATCAATCCACacagtgcaataataataataataataaataataataataataatacaaaaggaaaacacaacacaatacccacacataataaacaaaatacaaatcagtCTTTGTCACCCGTGACACCAGTACCAAGTTGCTCTTCAATGACAAACTTCTGTATTCTTTTCTCTAAACATATGTAAATTTGCGCTCCCGCCAAGCTAGTGAATATGGTCTGTGTGTAGTGTGCTGCTATGCAGTGCGTGTAAACAAAGGCCAAGACGAAGATGTAAAataattatctgtttatttaatcAGTATCCAAGAAAGTTAGCGTAGTTGGTCACAGTCCCAGTCCACAAATATTACTCACAGAAAAAACATTTCCAGAGTAGTGCAGAACTAGTAACTCAAGTGAGAGAAAAAGCGTGATGGGAGCTTGCCGTCTTCGAAGCAACAGCACAGACTGCACATAATAATCCACTTATCTGGTTACACACAGATAAATACAGAGAATGGTAGGTCTTTGCTTATTGACTGTAAACTGAAAGGTAGTCTACAAGAACAGATAAACCTGGTTTAGCCAGGGAAAAAAATACACCTTTACTCAGTGCAGCTAGGTTACTTGAATGCAGGAAAAAGATATGATTTATAAAACTATTCCTGGTTACAACCAGACTGAAACAGATtaatttaacccccccccccccttaatagGGACGAGGAGTAATGTTAATAAAACCAATACAATGTAGAAACtgttattttaaagcattggttgaCATGCTTTTGGAAACTTCATAGCCCTCAGTATAGTGTGAAGGTATGAAATTTACATCTAGTTTGACAATAACAATGTTTGGAGGGATAATGTCACCTTTGTATTACACATATGGTGTACAGCAGTACTCCCAATTATCATTAACATCAGTGTAACACCAGTTGTAATCTTTACCATATGCACCACATTTGTGGTCAGATCGACACAATTTACCATTTGTTGCCTCATGCGGATCTTCTGTAGTACAACAATAATCCCATTGTTTGTCGTCAATGTAACACCAATTATACGACTTTCCATAGGTACCACATACATGGTCGTGATGACATGGTTTCCCTTTGAGAGTTGTACCTGAGGCTAAAGGGGGAGTACAGTAATCCCACGACCCATCCGGTGTGTGACACCAATAATACGATTTCTCATAGGTAGCGCACTCCTGATCAGGGAGGCAGGACTTGCCCTTTATAGTCACAGTTGAATATTGGGGGGAACATACAATCATCTCACTGAAAGAGCTACAGGTAAAACTCTTTCTCTCATGACTATACATACATGGAGTTGCACAGCATAGTTTTTTCCCATTTTCTGTGTTGCATTGTCTGTTACCATCTATTATTTCACACGTTTCACCTTCCAAGCACCGAGTACCATCTGCGGTAATAATAGATTTTGTGGCAGATTTTTCTGGGACGAGAGTACAGACATACTGAGCCGTGTCTGAGCTATGTTCCTTGTTAGTTTTGGCTTTAAGTACACAGGCCTCATTTTCAGCTGACTTTAATTGTTCATTGCCCTGAAACCAATCCTGCCTATTTCTGTATTTCATTTCAATGTTTATGTCCTCTATAAAAACGCTGTCAGAAAAATACAAGGTACCTTCTTGCGTTAACTTTTTAAATAGGATACTCTCCCATTTACTTTTTGCCTTTGAGCTGAAACTGTCTGTAACAGCTTTCTTCAGAGAGTCAGGGATaaaaacattgaagctgaactgTACCAACATTTCCCTGTCTTTCGGATTAGAGCAGTTATTGTCAAAGATGCTCAAGTCAGTTGTATTGTagtgtttgtttaaccttttaactAGCTGCTCGACTGTAAAGGACTCTATTGTACCATGGGGCAAGTTCTCACCCATGTAGGCTATGGAAAATGAGTCCTCTGGATCCACAGCATCAAAACACAGAGCTGTCCACACGTGGCTGGGCACCGCGACCATGTTGAAGTCCCACACCATGTTTTCAGTGTGCACTTCTTTTTCTGGTATCAGTTTACCGGAAGGAACCACACCAGTAACAAAGTATGCTGTTCCTTTGCCAGCAAAAGGCATTAATAGGCTTTTAACCCAATCCTTATACTTCTGCCACTGAACTCGATTGAAACATTGATCCAGGGGCACTGCGTTAGTGAGCGTGAAAGTGGTCATTCGCTCTTTATTACACTGGTATTCGCTTGGGTTCAGCTGGCTACAGTTAAAGTCTGTGTGAACATAAAAATCACTGATGGCTTGTCTCTCTTTGTAGGCGTTTTTGTTTTGTCCTGGATGAATCATGTTTTCCTCCTCTTCACCAGAAAGCTAAAATGaccaaaaaatatgtatttcagttAACAGTACAAGGATACTAGATGCATTAAATGGTACAAAAGCTTCTGTTTAGCGATGCTAGCGTGTCTTTTCATTAAAAGAGAGGATTCAGGTTTTGGACTCGCTCTTGTGTTTTCtgagttgttttcttttcttagCTTCTTTAAgagatatttacattttttttctttggttttcaTCTCTGCAAACTCCTGctcagcccattttaaaattaacTGTCGACACTGTTAC encodes the following:
- the LOC117422137 gene encoding uncharacterized protein LOC117422137, with protein sequence MAHLLFFVSFVFSWPLWLDAEVVEDFETCNQFFYNNIEPTGLDPNYVRICQKYNDKYDFATLYSTDKRIPIYSAYQFNFDPCESTARPQTWFIEPQLSGEEEENMIHPGQNKNAYKERQAISDFYVHTDFNCSQLNPSEYQCNKERMTTFTLTNAVPLDQCFNRVQWQKYKDWVKSLLMPFAGKGTAYFVTGVVPSGKLIPEKEVHTENMVWDFNMVAVPSHVWTALCFDAVDPEDSFSIAYMGENLPHGTIESFTVEQLVKRLNKHYNTTDLSIFDNNCSNPKDREMLVQFSFNVFIPDSLKKAVTDSFSSKAKSKWESILFKKLTQEGTLYFSDSVFIEDINIEMKYRNRQDWFQGNEQLKSAENEACVLKAKTNKEHSSDTAQYVCTLVPEKSATKSIITADGTRCLEGETCEIIDGNRQCNTENGKKLCCATPCMYSHERKSFTCSSFSEMIVCSPQYSTVTIKGKSCLPDQECATYEKSYYWCHTPDGSWDYCTPPLASGTTLKGKPCHHDHVCGTYGKSYNWCYIDDKQWDYCCTTEDPHEATNGKLCRSDHKCGAYGKDYNWCYTDVNDNWEYCCTPYV